A DNA window from Vanessa cardui chromosome 16, ilVanCard2.1, whole genome shotgun sequence contains the following coding sequences:
- the LOC124536184 gene encoding protein extra-macrochaetae, with protein sequence MKAITAVCATGASVPAIASGRVQRHRDGENAEIQMYLSKLQDLVPFMPKNRRISKLEVIQHVIDYICDLQSALENHPAVGQFEAEAALAPACASPPRPRRRPLGPRPAPNTILPTDRVLSSSLHSNHTTPEKQDQPDRPTC encoded by the exons ATGAAAGCCATAACGGCGGTGTGTGCGACTGGAGCGTCCGTTCCGGCTATCGCCAGCGGAAGGGTGCAGAGGCACCGAGACGGCGAAAACGCCGAAATTCAGATGTATCTCTCCAAACTACAAGACCTGGTGCCGTTCATGCCAAAGAACAGGCGGATCTCAAAGCTGGAAGTGATTCAGCACGTGATTGATTACATCTGCGACTTACAGTCTGCCTTAGAAAATCACCCAGCGGTTGGACAATTTGAAGCAGAGGCCGCATTGGCGCCTGCGTGCGCTTCACCACCCAGGCCGCGACGAAGGCCGCTCGGACCTCGCCCGGCCCCAAACACAATTCTCCCTACTGACAGAGTTCTATCGTCATCACTGCACTCTAACCATACG ACTCCAGAAAAACAAGACCAACCGGATAGGCCAACGTGCTAA